The following nucleotide sequence is from bacterium.
CGCAACAACAACCACGAACCGTCTTCTAAAATAAATTTATAACCATCGGCCAAATTCACATCTTTCACTTTAAGCCCACAAATTGACTGGGGTTTAAAAGAGGCCAGGCGGCTTCTTACTCCATCCATTTGTTCGGCTTTACCGTGCCAATCGTAACGGTCGTAATAATAAGTTCCAGCTACTTTTTGCAAATCGTTTACAAGCTCGGTAAGCTTTTTCTTGCGCACAGCCATCATGTTTAAAAGCATCAGTCCATTTAATACACCGTCACGTTCGTGAACATGGTCTCTAAAACTAATTCCACCCGATTCTTCACCACCAATCAGCGCATTTTTTTGGGCCAAAATTTTACAGATATGTTTAAAGCCAACAGGAGTTTCTATACAATTAATGCCGTATTTTTCGCACAAACGATTAATCATCTGCGAGGTAGAAAGTGATTTTACTACATCACCCTTTAACTTTTTATCCTCTACATAATGCTGGAGCAAAAGAGCAAAAATTTGGTGTGAATTGACGAAATTTCCGTTTTCATCCACCGCTCCAATACGGTCGGCATCGCCATCGGTGGCAAGCGCCAACGCAAACTTTTCTTTTTTCATGCGACTGAGAAGTTCGCTTAAGTTTTTATCGATAGGTTCGGGATTAACACCCACTGTACCCAGAACTTCATCACCATTCATCTCTTGCGACTGCTCGCCAATCACACAACCTACATAACCGGCCCCCGCACCATGCATGGCATCGTATAAAATTTTATAAGGAGAAGCAGCGATGGCTTTTAAATCAAGAAGCGATTTAATTTGATTAACGTATTCTTTTTTAGGATCAAAAAAAGTAATTTGCTTAGAAGACATGGCCACAGCAAAGGGAGTTTTTTCAATCTGACGGCCAGCTTTTTCATTCACCGCTAATTGCGCTTCTATAAAATTGGTATATTCGGGAGAGGCCGACCCACCAAAATCTTCCTTAAATTTAATTCCATTCCAGTTCCAGGGATTATGGGAAGCCGTAATCATAATACCGCAAAAGGCGTCAGATACTTTGGTCATCCACGACACACAGGGAGTGGGACAATAATGACTGGATAAATTCACCGTAAATCCATTACCGGCAAGTACTGAAGCCACCAGCTCGGCCGATTCGCGCGATTTATTGCGGCGATCAAAACCGACAATCACTTTCTTTTGATTGGGAAACTTGGCAATACGCCAATCGCAAAAGGCCTGAATTACCTTCTCGATATTGGCAGGGATAAAATCGTCGTCAATAACAGCTCTCCAGCCGTCGGTTCCAAACTTAATAGGGGGCATAATGTCTCCTTAACAAAAGCTACTCATAAAAAAAATTGAAGGGCTATTCAAGGATGAAATTCTTGGGGGCAAGCCCCCGAGTTTCTTAGGTATCAAACTTTTAAGAAATATTATTGGATGCGTTCTTTTCTTAAAATAGTAGTTTTCATTTCTTTGCCGTTAGGACGTTTGATATATACTTTTTTACCTTCATCCTTAATCCAGATTTTGTCATGAATAACAAAATCGGTAGGGTCTTTGTTAAAAATACCATCCCAGTATCGTGTCACATACAGCATATCACCCTTTTTAAAGGTAAATATATATGCCGAAGGCGAATAATTATCGCGGGTTTCAATCTGATACTGATTCACACGAGTTATGGTAGTGCCATTAGGAGTTTTATCCTGAATATATTCAATATTGAGAAGAGTGGCTTCTTGGTAAGAAGCCGCTTTTACCGTAAGGGGAAGCAATAAAATGAAGATGACAAATAAATATTTCATCCCTCTTAATTGATACAATAAGTCCTTTTGTTCAAATTAAGAGAAAATCATTTTAAAACTTAAAATTACAAAGGGGCCTATAAGGCCCCTTGTAAAAATTATTTGTCAGGCTCCATTATTGAACAACCCTATACTGAAGACTCACTATTTTTTGAGCCCTATTGACGGTAAGATTAATAGAGTGGGATGTTTTGAGCTCTTGAAAAGCTTTTAGTACATTTTTCATCTCTTTAAGCGGAATACCGTTGGCATGCGTGATTACATCGTTATTGGAGAGTCCCAAAGCCTCCAACTCGGGACGAATACGA
It contains:
- a CDS encoding phosphoglucomutase/phosphomannomutase family protein, with translation MPPIKFGTDGWRAVIDDDFIPANIEKVIQAFCDWRIAKFPNQKKVIVGFDRRNKSRESAELVASVLAGNGFTVNLSSHYCPTPCVSWMTKVSDAFCGIMITASHNPWNWNGIKFKEDFGGSASPEYTNFIEAQLAVNEKAGRQIEKTPFAVAMSSKQITFFDPKKEYVNQIKSLLDLKAIAASPYKILYDAMHGAGAGYVGCVIGEQSQEMNGDEVLGTVGVNPEPIDKNLSELLSRMKKEKFALALATDGDADRIGAVDENGNFVNSHQIFALLLQHYVEDKKLKGDVVKSLSTSQMINRLCEKYGINCIETPVGFKHICKILAQKNALIGGEESGGISFRDHVHERDGVLNGLMLLNMMAVRKKKLTELVNDLQKVAGTYYYDRYDWHGKAEQMDGVRSRLASFKPQSICGLKVKDVNLADGYKFILEDGSWLLLRSSGTEPLIRIYAETNKKENVQALLGVGRQVVNGE